The following proteins are encoded in a genomic region of Pikeienuella piscinae:
- a CDS encoding murein hydrolase activator EnvC family protein, with amino-acid sequence MPMKYSVFRPALVFSSALLAAACASDRPEPAPVTYRTPVSPAPTSRPAPEPNAAPATAPSPAPSGQADARGVVYYEGYETIRARSDDTVDAMAARVGLTGSELAAYNGLSTQYTPRKGDELVLPAQPDRYRNGGASTAPVAAPLAAPGYTPSAPERPGVEVADASATGMRDTGAAPKGEGWSADLARAAIGDAPASGVSSEPLAPPSAASAPEPATAETVTASVEPPAPAPEAAPAASTGGAPGFSRPVDAAVSRPFSRAPGPNRNDGVDFATAAGDPVRAAGAGTVALISQSLGGLGTIILIRHDNDYLTVYGRVDGIAVAKGDRVAKGQIIARVADLAPPQSPSLHFEVRRGAESVDPAPYL; translated from the coding sequence ATGCCAATGAAGTATAGTGTTTTTCGTCCTGCCTTGGTTTTCTCTTCGGCGCTTCTCGCCGCCGCCTGCGCCAGCGACCGGCCAGAACCCGCGCCGGTCACGTATCGCACCCCGGTCTCACCCGCGCCGACATCCCGCCCCGCACCGGAACCGAACGCCGCGCCCGCGACAGCGCCCTCCCCCGCGCCCTCCGGGCAGGCCGACGCGCGCGGCGTGGTCTATTACGAGGGCTACGAGACGATACGCGCCCGCTCGGACGACACCGTCGACGCCATGGCGGCGCGGGTCGGCCTGACCGGATCCGAACTCGCCGCCTACAATGGTCTTTCGACGCAATACACCCCGCGCAAGGGGGACGAACTGGTGCTGCCGGCGCAGCCGGACCGCTATCGAAACGGCGGCGCTTCGACAGCGCCCGTCGCCGCACCTCTCGCCGCCCCGGGCTACACGCCCTCCGCACCCGAGCGCCCTGGCGTCGAGGTCGCTGATGCGAGCGCGACAGGGATGCGCGACACGGGGGCGGCGCCAAAAGGCGAAGGCTGGTCGGCGGACCTGGCCCGCGCCGCGATCGGCGATGCGCCGGCGAGCGGTGTCTCGTCCGAGCCCCTTGCACCACCGTCGGCTGCAAGCGCACCGGAGCCCGCGACAGCAGAAACCGTAACTGCGAGCGTCGAGCCACCCGCGCCCGCGCCGGAAGCCGCGCCAGCCGCGTCGACAGGCGGCGCGCCGGGCTTCTCGCGCCCGGTCGACGCCGCAGTGTCACGACCGTTCTCACGCGCGCCGGGGCCGAATCGCAACGATGGCGTCGATTTCGCGACTGCAGCCGGCGATCCGGTACGCGCTGCGGGCGCCGGTACAGTCGCCCTGATTTCCCAATCCCTGGGCGGGCTTGGGACGATTATCCTGATTCGCCATGACAACGACTACCTGACCGTCTACGGTCGGGTGGACGGCATAGCCGTCGCCAAGGGCGACAGGGTCGCGAAAGGTCAAATCATCGCGCGCGTGGCCGATCTCGCGCCGCCGCAGAGCCCATCGCTGCATTTCGAGGTGCGGCGCGGCGCCGAAAGCGTCGATCCGGCTCCTTATCTCTGA
- a CDS encoding pentapeptide repeat-containing protein, which translates to MLSPLWLALFILILWALYTLATTEFSVLSPTDKRWHILAIAAMIASLGGLFSAPLAVFKVQVNERQTKAIEAQRYVAEQGHITDRITKAVEQLGAEKTVYVDGQPATRPNLEVRLGAIYALERIAQDSERDHIPIMETLSAYVRQNISDGPAKAFPLGAYPERDEDADEAAETLRHEMITARRENWREWFESLGPVRRPRDDVAAVLKVFARRTDARRAHELATKPEFHIDLSHANLQRVNLAGADLKRTDLSRAEMEGADLGGAVLKSAHLTSLSGARILPKRKT; encoded by the coding sequence TTGCTTTCGCCGCTCTGGCTCGCGCTTTTCATCCTGATCCTTTGGGCGCTTTACACACTCGCCACGACCGAGTTTTCGGTGCTCAGCCCTACCGACAAACGCTGGCACATCCTCGCCATCGCCGCGATGATCGCCTCACTCGGAGGATTGTTCAGCGCACCGCTTGCGGTGTTCAAGGTGCAGGTGAACGAGCGCCAGACGAAAGCCATAGAGGCGCAGCGCTATGTGGCCGAGCAGGGCCACATCACCGACCGGATCACCAAGGCCGTCGAGCAACTCGGCGCGGAGAAAACCGTCTATGTCGACGGCCAGCCCGCGACCCGACCGAATCTGGAGGTGCGCCTCGGCGCGATCTACGCGCTGGAGCGGATCGCGCAGGACAGCGAGCGCGATCATATCCCGATCATGGAGACGCTTTCCGCCTATGTGCGGCAGAACATCAGCGACGGCCCGGCGAAGGCGTTTCCGCTCGGGGCGTATCCGGAGCGCGACGAGGACGCCGACGAAGCGGCGGAGACGTTGCGGCACGAGATGATCACCGCGCGGCGTGAAAACTGGCGCGAATGGTTCGAAAGCCTCGGCCCGGTCCGCCGCCCGCGCGACGACGTGGCGGCGGTGCTGAAGGTCTTCGCCCGTCGCACCGATGCGCGGCGCGCGCACGAATTGGCGACCAAGCCAGAGTTTCACATCGACCTCAGCCACGCCAATCTGCAACGCGTCAATCTTGCTGGCGCTGACCTGAAGCGGACGGACCTCAGCAGGGCGGAGATGGAGGGGGCGGACCTCGGCGGGGCCGTGTTAAAATCCGCGCACCTGACCAGCTTGTCAGGTGCGCGGATTTTACCGAAACGAAAAACATGA
- a CDS encoding protein-L-isoaspartate(D-aspartate) O-methyltransferase, protein MTLTAEERTEGMMRLVFALRSKGIIDARILDAIEKTPREFFLDRAFQDRAFEDIPLPIACGQTISQPSVVGLMTGALQVTSRCKVLEVGAGSGYQAAVLARLARRVYAIERHRPLARQARARIEALALSTVSIMTGDGALGWPEQAPFDRILVTAAAEDPPRVLLDQLRVGGIMVLPVGQSDEMQQLIRISKTEAGLDYQELADVRFVPLLSDIAKDEGD, encoded by the coding sequence ATGACGCTCACCGCCGAAGAGCGGACCGAAGGCATGATGCGGCTGGTCTTTGCGTTGCGTTCAAAAGGGATCATCGACGCGCGCATTCTGGACGCGATCGAAAAGACCCCGCGCGAGTTCTTTCTCGACCGCGCGTTTCAGGACCGCGCGTTCGAGGATATTCCGCTGCCGATCGCCTGCGGGCAGACGATCTCGCAGCCCTCCGTCGTCGGGCTGATGACCGGCGCGCTTCAGGTGACGTCGCGCTGCAAGGTGCTGGAGGTCGGCGCCGGCTCCGGTTATCAGGCGGCGGTGCTCGCCCGTCTCGCGCGGCGGGTCTACGCGATCGAACGGCACCGGCCGCTCGCGCGGCAGGCGCGGGCGCGGATCGAGGCGCTGGCGCTCTCAACCGTATCGATCATGACCGGCGACGGCGCGCTCGGTTGGCCGGAACAGGCGCCCTTCGACCGCATCCTCGTCACCGCGGCGGCGGAGGACCCTCCGCGCGTTCTGCTTGACCAGTTGCGCGTCGGCGGCATCATGGTGCTGCCGGTCGGGCAGTCGGATGAAATGCAGCAACTGATCAGGATATCGAAGACCGAGGCGGGACTGGACTATCAGGAACTGGCGGATGTGCGTTTCGTACCCCTTCTGTCTGATATAGCGAAGGATGAAGGAGATTAA
- the surE gene encoding 5'/3'-nucleotidase SurE, with amino-acid sequence MRILIVNDDGINGPGLKVAEEIAVEVAGPSGEIWVVAPETERSGASHCVSYTAPMRVTQLEERRFCIEGHPADCAIAGIVKLLPERPDLVLSGVNRGHNVAEDAVYSGTVAGAKEGAIQDVRSIALSQFFAAGLDAPEDLFAAARAHGAATVRRVLALPTGPDVFYNVNFPARAADEVKGFRLAPQGRRGGAFEVQETIAPNQRRYFWLKHGGRNVEAAADADCTLCANGWITATPMRPDLTDHALLAEAMAAHEAAE; translated from the coding sequence ATGCGCATTCTCATCGTGAACGACGACGGCATCAACGGGCCAGGGCTGAAGGTGGCGGAAGAGATCGCCGTCGAGGTGGCGGGTCCGTCAGGCGAGATCTGGGTGGTCGCGCCGGAGACCGAGCGATCGGGCGCGTCGCACTGCGTCTCCTACACCGCGCCGATGCGGGTCACGCAGCTTGAAGAGCGGCGCTTCTGCATCGAGGGGCACCCGGCCGACTGCGCCATCGCCGGTATCGTCAAGCTGCTCCCCGAACGGCCCGACCTGGTGCTTTCGGGCGTGAACCGGGGGCATAACGTCGCCGAGGATGCGGTCTATTCCGGCACGGTCGCCGGCGCGAAGGAGGGCGCGATCCAGGACGTGCGCTCAATTGCGCTCAGTCAGTTCTTCGCCGCCGGCCTCGACGCGCCGGAGGATCTCTTCGCCGCCGCCCGCGCCCACGGCGCCGCGACCGTCAGAAGGGTTCTGGCGCTCCCCACCGGACCCGACGTCTTCTACAACGTCAATTTCCCGGCGCGCGCCGCCGACGAAGTGAAGGGCTTCCGCCTGGCCCCGCAGGGCCGTCGCGGCGGCGCCTTCGAGGTGCAGGAGACCATCGCCCCCAACCAGCGGCGCTATTTCTGGCTGAAACACGGCGGGCGCAACGTCGAGGCGGCGGCGGACGCCGACTGCACGCTCTGCGCCAACGGCTGGATCACCGCGACGCCGATGCGTCCCGACCTGACCGACCACGCATTGCTGGCCGAAGCGATGGCCGCGCATGAGGCGGCTGAATGA
- the serS gene encoding serine--tRNA ligase, translating into MHDIRLIRDDPAAFDAALARRGLAAQADAILAIDAARRARIAAAEGALAERNAASKLVGAARAKGDEAEFERLRALVAAKKAEIATLEEEAKAEDARLTDALMALPNLPLESIPDGADESGNVEVSRKGAPRDYPFKPKEHFEIGEAMGLMDFETAAKLSGSRFVVLSGALIRLHRALSQFMIDRHVDENGLTETWTPVLVRDEAMLGTGQLPKFAEDSYRTENGWWLIPTAEVTLTNTVAGEILDESALPRRMVAHTQCFRSEAGSAGKDTRGMLRQHQFEKVEMVSIVRPEDGEAELERMRGCAEGVLDALEIPYRTVVLCAGDMGFGARKTYDIEVWLPGQNAYREISSCSWCGDFQARRMNARFRRGAEGKPEFVHTLNGSGLAVGRALIAVIETWQEADGGVTIPRPLRRYMRDAERIGPDGTLA; encoded by the coding sequence ATGCATGACATTCGCCTCATCCGCGACGATCCCGCCGCTTTCGACGCCGCGCTGGCGCGGCGGGGGCTGGCGGCGCAGGCGGACGCAATTCTCGCCATCGACGCCGCCCGGCGGGCGAGGATCGCGGCGGCGGAAGGGGCGCTGGCGGAGCGGAACGCGGCCTCGAAACTCGTGGGCGCGGCGAGGGCGAAGGGCGACGAGGCGGAATTCGAGCGGCTCCGCGCGCTGGTCGCGGCCAAGAAGGCGGAGATCGCGACCCTGGAGGAGGAGGCGAAGGCGGAGGATGCGCGCCTCACCGACGCGCTGATGGCGTTGCCCAACCTGCCCCTCGAATCCATTCCCGACGGCGCGGACGAGAGCGGCAATGTCGAGGTGTCGCGCAAGGGCGCGCCGCGCGACTATCCCTTTAAGCCGAAGGAGCATTTCGAGATTGGCGAGGCCATGGGCCTCATGGATTTCGAGACCGCCGCCAAGCTTTCCGGCAGCCGTTTCGTGGTTCTGAGCGGCGCGCTGATCCGGCTGCATCGGGCGCTTTCGCAGTTCATGATCGACCGCCATGTCGACGAGAACGGCCTGACGGAGACCTGGACGCCGGTTCTGGTGCGCGACGAGGCGATGCTCGGCACCGGGCAGTTGCCGAAATTCGCCGAGGACAGCTATCGCACTGAGAACGGTTGGTGGCTGATCCCGACCGCGGAGGTGACGCTGACCAATACGGTGGCGGGCGAGATCCTCGACGAGAGCGCCCTCCCCCGCCGCATGGTCGCGCACACGCAGTGCTTTCGCTCCGAGGCGGGCAGCGCCGGGAAGGATACGCGCGGGATGCTGCGCCAGCACCAGTTCGAAAAGGTGGAGATGGTCTCGATTGTCAGGCCGGAGGACGGCGAGGCGGAGCTGGAGCGGATGCGCGGCTGCGCCGAAGGCGTGCTGGACGCGCTGGAGATCCCCTATCGCACCGTCGTCCTCTGCGCCGGCGACATGGGGTTCGGGGCGCGGAAGACCTACGATATCGAGGTCTGGCTGCCGGGGCAGAACGCTTACCGGGAGATTTCCTCCTGCTCATGGTGCGGGGATTTTCAGGCCCGGCGGATGAACGCGCGCTTCCGGCGCGGCGCGGAAGGCAAGCCCGAATTCGTCCATACGCTCAACGGCTCCGGCCTCGCGGTCGGGCGGGCGCTGATCGCGGTGATTGAGACCTGGCAGGAGGCGGATGGCGGCGTGACGATCCCCCGGCCGCTCCGCCGCTACATGCGCGATGCGGAGCGGATCGGGCCGGACGGGACGCTGGCGTAA